Proteins from a single region of Streptomyces sp. TN58:
- a CDS encoding (2Fe-2S) ferredoxin domain-containing protein, which translates to MTWIRPLGAHAERPCTLVVCRGCCCGDPRKNPGSDHAGQLARLREAAAASGDRLAVRTSDCLGPCAQANVIVVQPTTEARRRGARAVWFGWALDDTATDEIIAWAASGGPGATPVPATLDLHRIAPPAPKPPPDTPRRARRRR; encoded by the coding sequence GTGACCTGGATACGCCCGCTCGGCGCCCACGCCGAACGCCCCTGCACCCTGGTGGTCTGCCGCGGCTGCTGCTGCGGAGACCCCCGCAAGAACCCCGGCTCCGACCACGCGGGCCAGCTCGCCCGGCTCCGGGAGGCCGCCGCCGCGTCAGGGGACCGCCTGGCCGTCCGTACGAGCGACTGCCTCGGCCCGTGCGCCCAGGCCAACGTCATCGTGGTCCAGCCCACCACCGAGGCCCGCCGCCGCGGCGCCCGCGCGGTCTGGTTCGGCTGGGCCCTCGACGACACCGCCACCGACGAGATCATCGCCTGGGCCGCGTCCGGCGGCCCCGGCGCCACCCCCGTCCCGGCCACCCTGGACCTCCACCGCATCGCCCCGCCGGCCCCGAAACCCCCGCCCGACACGCCCCGCCGCGCCCGCAGGAGGCGCTGA
- the fdhD gene encoding formate dehydrogenase accessory sulfurtransferase FdhD yields the protein MGRVTERRRVVRIRNGGAGVRPDTLVAEEPLEIRLNGRPLAITMRTPGDDFALAVGFLVSEGVLGAASEVRAVTYCEGATEDGSNTYNVVNVQLAAGVPVPDITLERNVYTTSSCGLCGKASLDAVRTASRFPGVAADPVRVPAAVLTGLPDRLRAAQKVFDRTGGLHAAGLFTAEGELLDLREDVGRHNAVDKIVGRALQAGRLPLAGAVLLVSGRASFELAQKAVMAGIPVLAAVSAPSSLAVDLAVESGMTLVGFLRGPDMNIYAGEERITL from the coding sequence ATGGGACGGGTCACCGAGCGCCGTCGCGTCGTCCGGATCCGGAACGGCGGGGCGGGTGTCCGCCCGGACACACTGGTGGCCGAGGAGCCGCTGGAGATACGGCTGAACGGCCGGCCGCTGGCCATCACCATGCGTACGCCGGGTGACGACTTCGCCCTGGCGGTGGGCTTCCTGGTGAGCGAGGGGGTACTCGGCGCGGCGTCGGAGGTCCGGGCCGTCACCTACTGCGAGGGGGCGACGGAGGACGGCTCGAACACCTACAACGTCGTCAACGTGCAGCTGGCGGCCGGGGTGCCCGTGCCGGACATCACGCTGGAGCGGAACGTCTACACCACCTCGTCCTGCGGCCTGTGCGGGAAGGCCAGCCTGGACGCGGTCCGTACGGCGTCCCGCTTCCCCGGGGTCGCCGCCGACCCGGTACGGGTGCCCGCGGCAGTCCTGACCGGTCTGCCGGACCGGTTGCGGGCGGCCCAGAAGGTCTTCGACCGTACGGGCGGCCTGCACGCGGCGGGGCTGTTCACGGCCGAGGGCGAACTGCTGGACCTGCGGGAGGACGTGGGCCGGCACAACGCGGTGGACAAGATCGTCGGCCGGGCGCTCCAGGCGGGGCGGCTCCCGCTGGCGGGCGCTGTGCTGCTGGTGTCGGGCCGGGCCTCCTTCGAGCTCGCGCAGAAGGCCGTGATGGCGGGGATCCCGGTGCTGGCGGCGGTCTCCGCCCCGTCCTCGCTGGCGGTGGACCTGGCGGTGGAGTCGGGCATGACCCTGGTCGGTTTCCTGCGGGGCCCGGACATGAACATCTACGCGGGCGAGGAGCGGATCACCCTGTAG